Within Limanda limanda chromosome 17, fLimLim1.1, whole genome shotgun sequence, the genomic segment GAAAAGTGTGTGAAATGACCTGATGAACCCTGAACGGCAAGTTAACACCAATCTGTTTGAACAAGGAAATCTAAACTAAACCTTGTGTTCAAACTTCCCAGCATCTCCGatgaagaaaggagagaaaagggacATTTGGAATTGGCCATTTTATAAGACTCAGCTTCCTGTGACCTGTGGATCCAAGGAGGGGAGTCTGAGCAGGGAGCGCCTGGCGAAAGGTCAGAGGTTCAAAAGGAATAATTGTTTCATTACTTGAAGTAAAAATGGAGGAAAAGTTGATGGAGGACATGATTCTATTTTATCCGCTTGGATTTTACATATAACTGATGTGACTGTGACGATGACACATTTCCTTTCCTCCGTGTGTCTCAGGGGAGAAGTGCATTAGGTCCCAGAAACAGTGGTTTACTCCCAGTGGATTTGAGAAGTTTGCAGGGAAGGGAAGCTGTAAGAACTGGAAGTCCAGCATTAAGTGTATGGATTCCCCCCTGGCAAGACTTATAAAGGTTTGTTGAAAAGCAATTCTTATTCTATAATATACACAAATCACTTTACACGCTATTTGTGGTAAAGattgttttccttgtttttctccttctcttcaggATGGGCACCTGAAATCAGCAGGACACAAAAGACGCAATAAAACGGAATCAAGACCGGTGAAAACATCTTGAATAGAAAAATAACTAAAGTCAAACTCAGTATCATCATTTGTTCTTATCTGGGTTGTTTCTTCCTATTTCTCCCCTGCAGGCCAAAAGATCCCTGTTTCCTTTTGATGGTGCAACCACAGGTTTGTATTTGTGCTAAACACTGATTATTGAAAAACTTAGTATTTTGTGATACCAAAGCATCTGCTAATCTCAGGTAAAAGATTAAAATGCCATTTTATAATAGGCAGTGTATTTTTACCTGGGCCTAAATTATGACTGGATTCCATGTATTTCCCCATGAAATGTTTTGCTTAAAAtaagtgctgtcagttaaatgcgttattaacggcgttaacgcaaacccttTTTAACGCCGTaaatttttttaacgcgagattaacgcagagctgcagcttcagtatctgtgttcgcctccagtctgacctgcccTCGcattatctatatatatttttaaagggcccatattattaaaatgccacttttgtagtgcttctacctgttaatttgggtatctggcatgtctactgtcccaaaaactctggaaaaaaacaactcccgcgatttgttgtggttcctctctgtcagaaacgctacgctagagtgcgtccaatgggattatgGGCTTTTCCGACGTCATAGTAGCCCCATACCCATGTAGTACACTCCCCCATAGTTCTATGCACTCCCCCACCACCACTCGACCCACCAATAGATGGAACCACCATAGATTTGagaaccacccactttattgacGGTCCATCGGTGTGCGCCGCCATTGCATTCTTGCAAGCCTTGGAAACACTTGGATAAGCTTActagcagcatgaaacgaattTGACCACCTAGATGCTCAGTGGTCGGCTGCACAAATCCGCACAAAGCTcttcatgtgactccagcttcagaagacacaagATTGAGATGGATTGAGTTCATATATGATGGCAACGTTCCTGCAAGAGTTGGCAAATATCTGTTAGTGTGCGCTAACCACTTTCCATCGGACTGTTTTATCAACCTGGGCCAATATAACGCCGGATACGCGAAAAGGTTGTTATTGAAAGAGGGGTCGGTGCCATCTTTCCGTCGCAACACTCAAGACGAGGGAAATGTaagtatttttttcataattctGTTATTTGCTTCTTTTAGACATTTTGTGTGGAGGCTAGTGCCGTTAGCATGTtgtggcgtgtgtgtgaggGGCTGGGGGCTAGCATGTAGTGGTTGGGGACAGGGATGagactttacaggagttttcatgttcgACTATTAATAACGTTATTGAACGATTAATCGCAGACGGCTGGCGAGTCCTAGCGAGAAGACAGCGTTGGGGTCCACGGTGAACGGTGTTCGAAcggcaggtttgtgtgtgttgtgctctccacgctgttttcctctcctccgctcgcGTGTCCTCCCTGTACAGTTGCTGCTATGGGAGCTGTAGCTACAGCTGCTGCTACGGGGATTTAGCACCCGTTAGATCATCAGCACTGGGCTGGAAGTCAGCTACGGCGCCTGTAGCTAACTTCCAGCCCGGTGCTGCCGTGGAAAAAATCAGCGGCACAGTACTCACGGGAGGACACgcgagcggaggagaggaaaacagtgTGGAGAGCGCAAGATACCGGAGGATGTTGTTGTCATAATGTGCGGGACTAGAACAATTATTCATTACAATCCCTAGTTGGGGAATTTGTGTCCTTGTATCCTTGTATGCATGACAGTAGtacaaacatgaataacattGCTGCTTTTGGTGTTTAGGCAAGCACATCTGTTATCATaggcacacagaaaactgtgcCCTGCACTGATGTCGGTGTTGGGACCTCAGCTGTAAGAGACCTCGcttggaggagggagaggacaaCCCAAGTTGTTCAAGTATGGACTTTGGAGGACCACAGGATGCTACCTATGATCCTAATGACTCTGTCACAGTCTTGACTGAGTCAGCAGATGTGACGTGAGTGACTCAATATTTaatctaaacaatttaataatcaAATGGATTACCATCCTACACTTATTTTAGCTGTTGCAGCCTTTTGGTGAAATCTTTGTCTTTCTAATAGAATGGAATCTTCCAACCCTGTTCATAAGACACCCACATATATTGTCTATGAAAACTGCCTCCTGGAGCTGTTTGaggtgtgtcctgtgtgtcggCGGGGGACAGATGTGCAAACATGAAGGGTTGGGACATTCCTCTCTGTAGAACAAAAGTGCCCACACTGTGAGTTCAATCTTTCTTCATACTGGAGAAGGTAATTGTTAATTGACTTTACCTTAATTCACAACTTAATTCACTTGTAGTAATTAATTGAACATAGAATATTATCATCTGAATTTGTGGAACAACAAATCATACAATGCCATGTGAAATGacataaagtaaaataataactaaTTACATCTATTTTTGAAAGACATTGTGCCAAGTTACACGGTGATGTACCTAAGGACCAACACTATTATTGATCTGTAGCTGGTTCAGGTGAGTAACATAAACTCCAATGTGTAAACTAAACAAAGTTATTGAAAATGTGTCATATTTCCATGGTAAATTTCAGATGGAAAAGCAGTTTTGTCTTGATTCAAGAGTATGCAGGGAACTCATTACGACTGGTGATGATAATCTGTTTATTCAGAACTGCCAACTTGAGAAAGTCTCAGTAGGTTAGGTCATGCAGCAGAAAGTGCATAGCAATATTGCTTCAACAAGATGTTGTTGAACATGTACAACACAGCACTAGCTTACAGAACCTATAACTACTTACAGGGCTGGAGAATTAGCGCATCTAAACAATGACATAAAAGATTATCCACAGGAGTCTGTCTGTAGGGTCAGAAGTGAGTCGTTAGATGTGTTATCAGCCTAAGCCCTCTCCAGACAGAGGCATTGGCTGAGAACTGGTGTTGGAGTTTGTTAATTATCAAAGTCGTGGAGCACATCAATAATTAGCATAAACTGAGATTTCCTTATTCTAAAACCAGAGCAGAAAGTTCAACTAATTGGCAATTTTGTAATtaattcactcactcacacaatacATTGAAGGCATGCCCTGTTTGTAACATTATTTAGACCCTATATGGggattaatttagttttttatatataatataatatatattttaataattaatttctGAGTCGTATaatgtgttctgtttatttattttgtctgttttgttttgttaaggtttgtttatttattgttcatcTGTATTATGTACACTCAATCAGGACATTGCTGCAAAAGAGCCCTGTGCTCAGTCAATTCTCCCTGAATAAAAAAGAGGATGATGataatgtgtctgtgcatgactaaaattttatttttatttctaggACTGTACAAGAAACTGGTCAAGATTTCCTAGGACAAAGAAtgtgtgaaactgaagaagtggctttgcagcataaaaaaaacacatctactGGACAGCCGCTATGTCAACATCAGGGCCAGAGAGAGTGGCAAAGTGGACCTCCATCCTTAACCATGTCCAAGACATCCACTCCCATGAACACCCTGTTTTCCCCCAGTGTTTGCATCCGCAACACACTTCTAGGGACAAGAGCAAATGGTTGACAGCAGGTATGTTCACCAAATTTGCATTGCAAATGTAAGgcttgtgtttatatatttttcgcCCCAACACCAGCTAACAAAGCTTCTGTACGCCAAATACCTGTAACGGCTGAGCAAAGTTTACATTgtatttacagaataaaaggtgacacacaaatataaagtgttCCTTTGTTTACAGAATGGCTACTGATGGAACAACgtgtatttttataatcaatgtttttattatacttgatattttatttttttttacctctgtcCCAGCCAGTACTTTTAATAACTATGTTTCAAAGCTCTGTGGCATTCTTTCTAGCAATCTTTCTGACAATAAAAGTGTATAGAAACAGTTGTGTGCTTTTAGTGTTTGATATGTAACATGTCAACAATTGACACGTGTAAGATGAGCAGTTAGCAAAGTAATACAGAGGGAAGagtaatttattgtattttattcctCAGTCATATTTGTATTGCAGAAGTTACTGATATctcatgcattaaaaaaaacaatttactaTTACAATTACAATTTATTCCTCTTTGACGTAAAGGCCCATAATCTGCCctatagatgttgaatgcattcTGTAGTgagaacacattcaaacacaggcTAATTAATGGAGGTAAAAACGTTATGTCCTACACCTCCATGAGAGGGGGGAGGGTGAAAGGGGACAGGGtaagatgggggcggggtgagagggggcggggccctcaaaacaggtcaatctgaggagggctgttttagacagggtaaaaagggtgctgttttaaatgatccttgtggtattttgaacaaaatatgttacagacatttcattaagaccccaaggaaccatatcaactgtggtaaatgggcataatatgtctcctttaagctattgtagcgtccccgcttacacaggacacggaacttcttcgtggtttagtaacttgtattatcctctacacgaacatgtgcacttctcgctcttactccatcactcgcacacatcaacaacacttcacttcctcattgacccccgatccccaaacaaccccatccagtcacatgtcccaccccgaccccttcactgaccctcaggatatcagaacgctacttcaacacagtgttttactgaacatacgtcaaaaccaaacataaacataaacccagtccgttacactattaggctgcagctacatgtttttatttattgcaacatagggtacttcttatttcatacattttccacaaatatggggaggactcaaatagccctacaaagttctgtgtttaatttatttcaaagtagactgacacttgcctgtgtattttgtttgtttgttattttgcttgtctgtttgagtagctagctgaaagcaaagaagtagtacgcttaccttttattgaTAACCTAACTGTTagggttcattgtttctgaaataagaggcctgactgctatgttcacagcaaacttgaaaaaaataaaatattaagccatggtttaactgcactataggcggagtccttgtttacctgaaatgtgcactttataattttattttgtaccgccctgtttggcaatgttgtttttcaataaaataaaacatttgcacaaagcaaaaatccacttttccattttGATGAGAGCATTAAAActaaagtaaaattatggaaaaaaattaatgaagggacatttagaatagataaaaatttgcgattaattgcgattaattgcAAGTTCACTATGACATAAATTCGTtaaatcgtttgacagcactacttaaaatgtatttatttaagagaGAAAAACCGGCAGAGTGAGCGTCTTAATTGTAAATGTAGAAGAAACCACTGATATGTACATGAAAACGtggaatttcctcaaatttgcttcatcctttttcagtgtccacaatgatggtgatgatgttgatgatgatgatgatgatgacgatgatgatgatgatgaaaatgaggaggatgatgtgGAAAACCAGGAGGACCGGGTTTCTTATAGCAACAAAGAGAATTCTCCGGACGTCACAGGTGCTTGTTTATATGAAGACACATTTTTGCTGAGAAGAGTTCAAGTTTCTCAAACTCGGCATGTGTCCTTGCAGATAAAAATGGAGCGACTGAGAACCAGACGGAGCCAGAAGTGGGCAAAGTATTCAAAGTGACATGTGGAGGTGAAGCTGGGACTTTACACCAAAAACGATTCGCATCAGGTAACGTTCACCATTGAATGTGGCGCTTGAGGAATAGTCAGGTGATCGCAGAAGTTGTCGAATATTagttgtatttttgtttcttaTGTAACGCTGTGAACTAAACCAACACATCCCATCCGATCTTCTCTTTCTCAACCAGGGAATCGTGGAAAATGTTTTCGAACAGAGAGGAGCTGGTTGACCCCAATAGAGTTTTTAAAGGAGGCATCAAGTCAGACTGGCTTCTGGAAGAAAAAGATCTTGTGTGAAGGAAAACCACTCTGTGCTCTCATAGAggtatagtgtgtgtttgtgtgggtgtgtgtgtgtatcttgtagggctgcaactaacaactattctgatagtcgattagtcatcgattattgaaacgataaattgactaatcggattatgacaccaattctcaattgctcttatttagaaaaaatttaatttagcttgaggttgttcgaggcatgtgatgactgaaaataaagacaataaagatcgatacttcattcaaaaaaaattgtcttttaataaacGTTGCtgtataagggtactgttgacacaaaagcaaagaaaaatcaagtttttgtccatttacaaccaagaacaggcaaagtgctgatactaaaaataaattaaaatcaagcatccatttttcctgttaacaaaaaggacagagaaacagggtttcccccagaaaacttgctaagcctggtggtagggctgctagaaggcagccgcggggggggggggggggttgagtcggattttgagctggacaccattgtttcttatactctaaacatgttgcactttgtttaatatgcacacctaactttttttattttaataaggggttaaatagatactttgatatctttttgagttgcactgctgacttaacttataagccctcttatttatttaatttttgagcctttgtttatattttttttgttttgtgctgcattatatgttgacatacagtttgttgttatcaaaataaaattaactgaattgaagtggtcaatttgattttttgggaggaaaattaatcgtttacattaatcgactaatcgataaaatagtcgtcagattaatcgatagaaaaatagtcgttagtggcagccctacttaatatttaaaaaaattcaagtttgctgtgaacatagcagtcaggcctcttatttcagaaacaatgaaccgtaacagtttggttaccaataaaaggtaagcctactacttctttgctttcagctagctactcaaacagacaagcaacaaataacaaacaaacaaaatacacaggcaagtgtcggcctactttgaaatcaattaaacacagaactttgtagggctatttgagtcctcctcatatttgtggaaaatgtatgaaataagaagtaccctatttttaaataaataaaaccaaatagctgcagcctaatcgtgtaacggactaggtttatgtttatgtttggttttgacttatgttcagtaaaacactgtgttgaaggagcgttctgatgtccgacggtcagtgaaggagacgtatgttcagtaaaacactgtgttgaaggagcgttctgatgtccgacggtcagtgaatgggtctgggtgggacatgtgactgtttggaccaataggatggttgcttggggatcggggctcaatgaggaagtgaagtgttgttgatgtgcgcgagtgacggatttatttatttttttaaataaaaaaaacaactgacgcttagcctggcggggggggggagtatagcctggcggcccgccaggcctatacagcactgggggaaaccctggggAAAGTatcagcaataaaaaaaaacatcaacaatcgttgcacccctagtatCTTGGGACAAGCAGtttggatgcatggatggatggacagatggacggatggagggatgatggatggatggagacagGGCTGTAGTGAGAGAGCAACAGGAAGTTTTAAGCTTGAAACACCTGAGCTATGAGACAAAGGAAGATGATGTAGATTTG encodes:
- the LOC133023673 gene encoding uncharacterized protein LOC133023673; amino-acid sequence: MSHRIQSPHLESPQTVDLSDPLAAHLDSLSPSVIDPLDFLEPDELLRFLRCNRTVMSCMENPGTFLCQLRDHDLIPEDRYRKVSRMKKKENMRTALYDLLDWVERERSQHIRLFWSCVFKDTILNVYPTLRLLRNSLMDGSFQFNTQLPEKEKEEIDKRKKKELSAVEEEEEEQVSSVKKKRKLLRRSMCEEDDEEQQPGPSSQLTSRRRKKSEKVCFSSPMKKGEKRDIWNWPFYKTQLPVTCGSKEGSLSRERLAKGEKCIRSQKQWFTPSGFEKFAGKGSCKNWKSSIKCMDSPLARLIKDGHLKSAGHKRRNKTESRPAKRSLFPFDGATTASEDTRLRWIEFIYDGNVPARVGKYLLVCANHFPSDCFINLGQYNAGYAKRLLLKEGSVPSFRRNTQDEGNVSIFFIILLFASFRHFVWRLVPLACCGVCVRGWGLACSDGWRVLARRQRWGPRCCYGSCSYSCCYGDLAPVRSSALGWKSATAPVANFQPGAAVEKISGTVLTGGHASGGEENSVESHNDGDDVDDDDDDDDDDDDENEEDDVENQEDRVSYSNKENSPDVTDKNGATENQTEPEVGKVFKVTCGGEAGTLHQKRFASGNRGKCFRTERSWLTPIEFLKEASSQTGFWKKKILCEGKPLCALIEASVLKVCSLLCKCRLCKPNETDLKIQKNDDECCVCKRGQDLVMCDSCPCSFHQKCHLPHVDDNLLSPYLQDTESLLGYFSDQDCSVLLQANPELLALGDRLQQLFHSQFKVVFNIDEQSGA